In the Streptomyces fradiae ATCC 10745 = DSM 40063 genome, one interval contains:
- the trxA gene encoding thioredoxin, with protein MSTVDLTAANFETTVTGNDIVLVDFWASWCGPCRMFAPVYERASQAHPDVVFGKVDTESERDLAAAAQITSIPTLMAFREGHLVFSQPGALPPQALEQVITAVRGLDMDEVRASLATRGPGR; from the coding sequence ATGAGCACCGTCGACCTCACCGCGGCGAACTTCGAGACCACCGTCACCGGCAACGACATCGTCCTCGTGGACTTCTGGGCCTCCTGGTGCGGACCCTGCCGGATGTTCGCCCCCGTCTACGAGCGGGCCTCCCAGGCCCACCCCGACGTCGTCTTCGGCAAGGTCGACACCGAGTCCGAGCGGGACCTGGCCGCGGCGGCGCAGATCACCTCGATCCCCACCCTGATGGCCTTCCGCGAGGGCCACCTGGTCTTCTCCCAGCCCGGCGCGCTGCCGCCCCAGGCCCTGGAGCAGGTCATCACCGCTGTGCGCGGCCTCGACATGGACGAGGTGCGCGCGTCCCTCGCCACCCGCGGCCCCGGCCGGTGA
- a CDS encoding metal-sensitive transcriptional regulator: protein MVQLPADQVRSAANRLKRAQGQLAGVVRMLEEGRDCEDIVTQLAAVNRALDRAGFAIVASGLRQCLAEEGGADSLDTRKMEKLFLSLS, encoded by the coding sequence ATGGTCCAGCTCCCCGCCGACCAGGTGCGGTCGGCCGCCAACCGCCTCAAGCGCGCCCAGGGCCAGCTCGCCGGTGTCGTCCGCATGCTGGAGGAAGGGCGCGACTGCGAGGACATCGTCACCCAGCTCGCCGCCGTCAACCGCGCACTGGACCGGGCCGGCTTCGCCATCGTCGCCAGCGGACTCAGGCAGTGCCTCGCCGAGGAGGGCGGAGCCGACAGCCTCGACACCCGGAAGATGGAGAAGCTCTTCCTCTCCCTCTCCTGA
- a CDS encoding GNAT family N-acetyltransferase has product MAEAAGSWRIDTDPDPAACAVVLAAAFAREPAVSWICDGSAPRRTHWFRAVLRAHAGLAGARRSALVDAEGRLIAAAVLTPPGARPDLWARALWTARTGLRCGPRALGRTLRHLAVTDGGAPTGAWTLEFIGVRPESAGRGAGRLLLDHVLASTPSGLHLTTADPANVSLYRHFGFTVSRVTPLGPLSVTSMTRAGA; this is encoded by the coding sequence ATGGCTGAGGCCGCCGGCTCCTGGCGGATCGACACCGATCCCGACCCGGCCGCCTGCGCCGTCGTACTGGCCGCCGCGTTCGCGCGGGAGCCCGCGGTTTCCTGGATCTGCGACGGCTCGGCCCCCAGACGCACCCACTGGTTCCGGGCCGTCCTGCGGGCCCACGCCGGTCTTGCCGGGGCTCGTCGTTCCGCGCTGGTGGACGCGGAGGGCCGGCTCATCGCGGCGGCTGTCCTCACCCCGCCCGGCGCGAGGCCGGACCTGTGGGCCCGTGCTCTGTGGACGGCCCGCACCGGGCTCCGCTGCGGGCCACGCGCCCTCGGGCGTACTCTGCGCCACCTCGCCGTCACCGACGGGGGCGCCCCCACCGGGGCCTGGACGCTGGAGTTCATCGGGGTCCGGCCCGAGTCGGCGGGGCGCGGCGCCGGCCGTCTCCTGCTGGACCATGTCCTGGCCAGCACTCCCTCGGGTCTGCATCTGACCACGGCCGATCCGGCCAACGTCTCGCTCTACCGCCACTTCGGCTTCACCGTCTCGCGTGTGACTCCGCTGGGCCCGCTGAGCGTCACGTCCATGACCCGCGCGGGCGCGTGA
- a CDS encoding sulfite exporter TauE/SafE family protein — protein MTLTLVLALALLVGLSLGLLGGGGSILTVPLLVYVAGMDAKEAIATSLFVVGVTSAVGMINHARGGRVRWRTGVLFGAAGMAGAYTGGLVGGHIPDTVLLIAFAVMMIVTAGAMLRGRREVDPDRAHRQIPVGRVLLDGAAVGLATGLVGAGGGFLVVPALALLGGLPMPVAVGTSLLVIAMKSAAGFTGYLSTVKIDWSLTLAVTAFAVVGSLVGARLAGRVPAHVLSRLFAWFVLAMGAFVLVQQAPAHIGVPILAALASLGAGAGVCYGFVARCPLRRAVQRT, from the coding sequence ATGACGCTGACCCTCGTCCTGGCCCTCGCGCTGCTGGTCGGCCTCTCCCTCGGCCTCCTCGGTGGAGGCGGCTCCATCCTGACCGTGCCGTTGCTCGTGTACGTGGCCGGGATGGACGCCAAGGAGGCCATAGCGACCTCCCTCTTCGTCGTCGGCGTCACCTCCGCCGTGGGCATGATCAACCACGCCCGCGGCGGCCGGGTCCGCTGGCGCACCGGTGTCCTGTTCGGAGCGGCCGGCATGGCCGGCGCGTACACCGGCGGGCTCGTCGGCGGCCACATCCCCGACACGGTCTTGCTGATCGCCTTCGCGGTCATGATGATCGTCACAGCCGGCGCCATGCTCCGGGGACGCCGCGAGGTCGACCCCGACCGGGCGCACCGGCAGATCCCGGTGGGGCGGGTGCTGCTGGACGGCGCGGCCGTCGGCCTGGCCACCGGCCTGGTCGGCGCGGGCGGCGGCTTCCTCGTCGTACCCGCGCTGGCGCTGCTGGGCGGGCTCCCGATGCCGGTGGCCGTCGGCACCTCGCTGCTGGTCATCGCGATGAAGTCCGCGGCGGGCTTCACCGGATACCTGTCGACCGTCAAGATCGACTGGTCTCTGACCCTCGCGGTCACCGCCTTCGCGGTCGTCGGCAGCCTCGTCGGGGCGCGGCTGGCCGGGCGTGTCCCCGCGCACGTCCTCTCCCGGCTCTTCGCCTGGTTCGTGCTGGCCATGGGCGCCTTCGTCCTGGTCCAGCAGGCCCCCGCCCACATCGGCGTCCCGATCCTCGCCGCCCTCGCCTCCCTGGGCGCGGGAGCGGGTGTCTGCTACGGCTTCGTCGCCCGCTGCCCACTGCGGCGCGCCGTCCAGAGGACCTAG
- a CDS encoding rhodanese-like domain-containing protein: protein MTAPTTPRGLTVGELRTRLESAAPPRLLDVRSPAEFEGAHIPGSYNVPLDTLREHREELTRHLDTDVVLVCRSGQRAGQAERALAEAGLPGLAVLSGGMSAWEKSGAPTNYGQERWDMERQVRLVAGSLVLVGALGSFVLPGLQALSAFVGGGLAFAAISNTCAMGVLLSRMPWNRRPSFDPAKAVAQLAEGR from the coding sequence ATGACCGCCCCCACGACCCCCCGCGGCCTGACCGTAGGCGAACTGCGCACCCGGCTCGAGTCGGCCGCCCCGCCCCGGCTGCTCGACGTCCGCTCGCCCGCCGAGTTCGAGGGGGCGCACATCCCCGGGTCCTACAACGTCCCCCTGGACACCCTGCGCGAGCACCGCGAGGAGCTGACCCGGCACCTGGACACCGACGTGGTCCTGGTCTGCCGCTCCGGACAGCGCGCGGGCCAGGCCGAACGCGCCCTCGCCGAAGCCGGGCTGCCCGGCCTCGCGGTCCTGTCGGGCGGCATGTCCGCCTGGGAGAAGTCCGGTGCCCCGACCAACTACGGGCAGGAGCGCTGGGACATGGAGCGCCAGGTCCGCCTCGTGGCCGGCTCCCTGGTCCTGGTGGGCGCCCTCGGCAGCTTCGTCCTCCCCGGCCTCCAGGCGCTGTCCGCGTTCGTCGGCGGCGGGCTGGCCTTCGCCGCGATCAGCAACACCTGCGCCATGGGGGTGCTGCTGTCGCGGATGCCGTGGAACCGCAGGCCGTCCTTCGATCCGGCCAAGGCCGTCGCACAGCTCGCCGAGGGAAGGTGA
- a CDS encoding IS481 family transposase yields MPHRNAPLTETGRLRLARCVVKDGWPLRRAAERFQVSPTTAHRWAARYRAMGEAGMGDRSSRPHASPRRTPTRTERRIIKVRLIRRWGPARIAHLLDLVPSTVHRVLTRFGLARLTSLDRATGRVIRRYERDRPGELVHVDIKKLGNIPDGGGHKTLGRQAGRKTKSGVGYSYIHTAVDDHSRLAYSEILADEKRETATTFWQRAHAYFASCGITVQRVLTDNGSCYRSHAWRDALAAAGITHKRTRPYRPQTNGKVERFNRTLLDEWAYARPYRSEQERRDAFPDWLHTYNHHRGHTALAGKPPASRVPNLTGQYT; encoded by the coding sequence GTGCCCCACCGTAATGCACCCCTGACCGAGACCGGACGGCTGCGCCTGGCCCGCTGCGTGGTCAAGGACGGCTGGCCGCTTCGGCGGGCCGCCGAACGTTTCCAGGTCTCACCCACCACCGCCCATCGATGGGCTGCCCGCTACCGGGCCATGGGCGAGGCCGGGATGGGCGACCGTTCCTCCCGTCCGCACGCAAGCCCGCGCCGGACCCCGACCCGCACCGAACGCCGGATCATCAAGGTCCGCCTCATCCGCCGGTGGGGGCCGGCCCGCATCGCCCACCTCCTGGACCTGGTGCCCTCCACGGTCCACCGCGTGCTGACCCGCTTCGGGCTGGCCCGCCTGACCTCCCTGGACCGGGCCACCGGCCGTGTCATACGACGCTACGAACGCGACCGGCCCGGCGAACTCGTGCACGTCGACATCAAGAAACTCGGCAACATCCCCGACGGCGGCGGCCACAAGACCCTCGGCCGCCAAGCCGGCCGCAAGACGAAGTCCGGCGTCGGCTACAGCTACATCCACACCGCCGTCGACGACCACTCCCGTCTCGCCTACAGCGAGATCCTGGCCGACGAGAAGAGGGAGACCGCCACCACCTTCTGGCAGCGGGCCCACGCCTACTTCGCCTCATGCGGGATCACGGTGCAGCGGGTCCTGACCGACAACGGCTCGTGCTACAGATCCCACGCCTGGCGCGACGCGCTGGCGGCGGCCGGGATCACCCACAAGCGAACCCGGCCCTACCGGCCCCAGACCAACGGCAAGGTCGAACGCTTCAACCGCACCCTGCTCGACGAATGGGCCTACGCCCGCCCCTACCGCTCAGAGCAGGAACGACGCGATGCCTTCCCCGACTGGCTGCATACCTACAATCACCACCGCGGACACACCGCGCTCGCAGGCAAACCACCCGCCAGCCGCGTCCCCAACCTCACAGGGCAATACACCTAG
- a CDS encoding DUF1963 domain-containing protein: protein MGSEGREPGDRSAIDQIVRTRLGVDAAERFLSLVRPSVGFSAGKRSSESGSVIGGVPVTTESFAWPRCRGRPMVLLAQIDCGQAARLLGGHWTLPDHGHLFFFHDDDFAAEPAPGLGDDGCRVLHVAAGTGGPPEGHAPAPPSLPALPLEACALPSVPTLADAETGCAVGDDVIALLIDLAEALSAVLPAPRHRLLGWCDSWDTPRPEGHRPLLQLEVEAGTSWGEIVNVSFWIRDEDLRAADLRGVRRSYEVA from the coding sequence ATGGGGAGTGAAGGCCGTGAACCCGGCGACCGGTCGGCGATCGACCAGATCGTCCGCACCCGACTGGGCGTGGACGCCGCAGAGCGGTTCCTGTCCCTGGTCAGGCCATCGGTGGGCTTCTCTGCGGGCAAACGGTCCTCGGAGTCGGGCAGCGTGATCGGGGGCGTGCCGGTAACGACCGAGTCGTTCGCCTGGCCCCGCTGCCGTGGACGGCCCATGGTGCTCCTGGCCCAGATCGACTGCGGTCAGGCGGCCCGCCTGCTCGGTGGGCACTGGACGCTTCCTGACCACGGCCACCTGTTCTTCTTCCACGACGACGACTTCGCCGCGGAGCCCGCTCCCGGGCTCGGCGACGACGGTTGCCGCGTCCTGCACGTGGCGGCCGGAACCGGCGGACCACCGGAGGGACACGCCCCGGCCCCGCCGTCTTTGCCGGCCCTCCCGCTGGAGGCCTGCGCGCTGCCTTCGGTGCCCACCCTGGCGGACGCCGAGACCGGTTGCGCGGTCGGTGACGACGTCATCGCCCTCCTGATCGACCTGGCCGAGGCGCTGTCGGCCGTGCTTCCGGCCCCGCGCCACCGCCTGTTGGGCTGGTGCGACAGCTGGGACACCCCTCGGCCGGAGGGGCATCGCCCACTTCTGCAGTTGGAGGTGGAAGCGGGCACCTCCTGGGGCGAGATCGTCAACGTCTCCTTCTGGATCCGCGACGAGGACCTGCGGGCCGCCGACCTCCGCGGGGTCCGCCGATCCTACGAGGTCGCCTGA
- a CDS encoding TetR/AcrR family transcriptional regulator, which produces MPLPRFHRLPAERRGLILEVARRFFAEHGAEGASYNRIIEAAGVSKTAAYHYFDGRDDLLATVLDGVLDRLLDALGPWHPARDGADFRARFAASSAVLAAHLRDHPDDLALADAAIGRAHGGAWLDWFDALVADGQRLGVIRTDVDRGLLVSATAAVIRAADTWALARMTTGGASAAADTAGPAGPDAPDGPAETANLPEGEVFAQVWSLLSGLWGGAAPARREDSADAR; this is translated from the coding sequence ATGCCCCTCCCACGGTTCCATCGCCTGCCCGCCGAGCGCCGCGGCCTCATCCTGGAGGTCGCGCGCCGGTTCTTCGCCGAGCACGGCGCCGAGGGCGCCTCCTACAACAGGATCATCGAAGCGGCGGGGGTCTCGAAGACCGCCGCCTACCACTACTTCGACGGCCGCGACGACCTGCTCGCCACGGTCCTCGACGGGGTGCTCGATCGACTGCTCGACGCCCTCGGTCCCTGGCACCCGGCACGCGACGGCGCCGACTTCCGGGCCCGGTTCGCCGCCTCCAGCGCGGTCCTCGCCGCCCACCTGCGGGACCATCCCGACGATCTGGCCCTCGCCGACGCGGCCATCGGCCGCGCCCACGGCGGCGCGTGGCTCGACTGGTTCGACGCCCTGGTCGCGGACGGGCAGCGGCTCGGGGTGATCCGCACCGACGTGGACCGCGGGCTGCTGGTATCGGCGACCGCCGCGGTCATCCGGGCCGCCGACACCTGGGCACTGGCCCGCATGACGACCGGGGGCGCCTCCGCGGCCGCGGACACCGCCGGACCCGCAGGACCTGACGCACCCGACGGACCCGCCGAGACCGCGAACCTCCCGGAGGGCGAGGTCTTCGCACAGGTCTGGAGCCTCCTGTCCGGCCTGTGGGGCGGAGCGGCCCCAGCGCGCCGAGAGGACTCCGCCGATGCGCGCTGA
- a CDS encoding amidase yields MKDALWRMPAAEQAEAVRRAEVSAVELVDSHLERIAEVNPRVNAVTRLMAESAREAAARTDRRRAAGEELGPLAGVPFTVKESTAVEGVPTTFGTPRFRNLVAPADAPPVARLRAAGAIPVGRGNIPTLILAGMHTRSELFGDTVNPWDGGRTPGGSSGGDAVAVATGMAALGLGSDSGGSVRIPAQFCGVAGLKPSTGRFPADHRVLGPDDPGPASQALVTDGPLARSVRDLRLAYEVLVGTDPRDPRAVPVPAYGEPLPGRVKVAVVADPGGHGVHPAVRGAVATAADALRDAGYDVREVRDVPRLDEALEAYGRITLTEFAPTWPAVRGLLGEGGDRYIAMAMERTPPASAAELMTLMGTWLNIRRSWAEFLDAHPLLLGPVFTEPPVEPGLESRDRAGRDRVATGMRLCTATSFVGVPAVAVPTGTVDGLPCGVQIVGRAFREDLCLDAAQAIEDRLGTLTPVDPRT; encoded by the coding sequence ATGAAGGACGCCCTGTGGCGGATGCCGGCCGCCGAACAGGCGGAGGCCGTACGGCGGGCGGAGGTCTCCGCCGTCGAACTGGTCGACAGCCACCTGGAGCGCATCGCCGAGGTCAACCCGCGGGTCAACGCGGTCACGCGGCTCATGGCCGAGAGCGCGCGGGAGGCCGCGGCGCGGACGGACCGCCGGCGCGCCGCGGGCGAGGAGCTGGGTCCGCTCGCGGGCGTGCCCTTCACGGTGAAGGAGAGCACGGCGGTCGAAGGCGTGCCCACCACGTTCGGCACGCCGCGCTTCCGGAACCTGGTGGCGCCGGCCGACGCGCCACCGGTGGCCCGCCTGCGCGCGGCCGGGGCCATCCCCGTCGGGCGCGGCAACATCCCCACCCTGATCCTGGCCGGAATGCACACGCGCAGCGAGCTGTTCGGCGACACGGTCAACCCGTGGGACGGCGGCCGGACCCCGGGCGGCTCCAGCGGAGGCGACGCGGTGGCCGTCGCCACGGGCATGGCGGCGCTCGGGCTCGGCAGCGACTCCGGCGGGTCGGTGCGCATACCGGCCCAGTTCTGCGGCGTGGCCGGGCTGAAACCGTCCACGGGCCGGTTCCCCGCCGACCACCGCGTCCTGGGCCCGGACGACCCGGGCCCGGCGTCCCAGGCGCTGGTCACCGACGGCCCGCTGGCCCGCAGTGTGCGCGACCTGCGGCTGGCCTACGAGGTCCTGGTCGGGACCGACCCCCGCGACCCGCGCGCCGTGCCGGTACCCGCCTACGGGGAGCCGCTGCCCGGCCGCGTGAAGGTGGCGGTGGTCGCCGACCCGGGCGGGCACGGAGTCCACCCCGCGGTGCGCGGCGCCGTCGCGACGGCGGCGGACGCGCTGCGCGACGCCGGGTACGACGTACGCGAGGTGCGGGACGTACCGCGGCTGGACGAGGCCCTGGAGGCGTACGGCCGGATCACGCTGACCGAGTTCGCCCCGACCTGGCCGGCGGTGCGCGGACTGCTGGGCGAAGGCGGCGACCGGTACATCGCGATGGCGATGGAGCGGACCCCGCCCGCGAGCGCGGCGGAGCTCATGACCCTGATGGGCACGTGGCTGAACATCCGCCGTTCCTGGGCCGAGTTCCTCGACGCCCACCCGCTGCTGCTCGGCCCGGTCTTCACCGAGCCGCCGGTCGAGCCGGGGCTGGAGTCGCGCGACAGGGCGGGGCGCGACCGTGTCGCGACGGGCATGCGCCTGTGCACCGCGACCAGCTTCGTGGGCGTGCCCGCCGTGGCCGTGCCGACCGGGACGGTCGACGGCCTCCCCTGCGGCGTGCAGATCGTCGGGCGCGCCTTCCGGGAGGACCTGTGCCTCGACGCGGCCCAGGCGATCGAGGACCGCCTCGGCACCCTCACACCGGTGGACCCGCGTACCTAG
- a CDS encoding MBL fold metallo-hydrolase: protein MITVLPVETPGLGDRTYLAHDGSAALVVDPQRDYDRVTALAEAAGVRITHVFETHIHNDYVTGGLALAREVGAQYLVNADDEVSYERTPVHDGQVIEVGDTMRVRVIHTPGHTHTHLSYALEADGEQVAVFTGGSLLYGTTGRPDLLGPDHTDTLVRAQWHSAHRLAKELPDETAVYPTHGFGSFCSATQAAGLSSTIGQEKRTNTALTAGEEAYVGQLLAGLDAYPAYYAHMGPANSHGPGAPDLSPPSVADPAELRRRIEAGEWVVDLRDRTAFAAGHLAGSLNFGLDGPFVTYLGWLIPWGTPVTLLGETAGDVAEAQRELVRIGIDRPAAMATGGPEDWTGGAPPAAYDRATFGDLKAALAGGDGIVVLDVRRDQERAEAHIPGTVHIPIHEVPGRLAEIPEGRVWVHCAGGYRAGVVAALLHARGRDVVAVDDSFDTARDLGLCAPAHPAAARAATETPEASVTPGSAETPETPETPASRGTLPTPTPTTDDDRQEITI, encoded by the coding sequence ATGATCACCGTTCTGCCCGTCGAGACCCCCGGCCTGGGCGACCGCACCTACCTCGCCCACGACGGCTCCGCAGCCCTGGTGGTCGACCCCCAGCGCGACTACGACCGCGTCACCGCGCTGGCCGAGGCCGCCGGGGTGCGGATCACCCACGTGTTCGAGACGCACATCCACAACGACTACGTCACCGGTGGTCTGGCCCTGGCCCGCGAGGTGGGCGCCCAGTACCTGGTGAACGCCGACGACGAGGTCTCCTACGAGCGGACCCCCGTGCACGACGGCCAGGTGATCGAGGTCGGCGACACCATGCGGGTGCGGGTGATCCACACCCCGGGCCACACCCACACCCACCTGTCCTACGCCCTGGAGGCCGACGGGGAGCAGGTCGCGGTGTTCACCGGAGGCTCCCTGCTGTACGGCACCACCGGACGGCCCGACCTGCTGGGGCCGGACCACACCGACACCCTGGTGCGGGCCCAGTGGCACTCGGCGCACCGGCTGGCGAAGGAACTGCCGGACGAGACCGCCGTCTACCCCACCCACGGGTTCGGGTCGTTCTGCTCGGCGACCCAGGCGGCCGGCCTGTCCAGCACCATCGGCCAGGAGAAGCGGACGAACACCGCCCTGACCGCCGGCGAGGAGGCGTACGTCGGGCAGCTCCTGGCGGGACTGGACGCCTACCCGGCGTACTACGCCCACATGGGCCCGGCCAACTCCCACGGCCCCGGCGCGCCGGACCTGTCCCCGCCGTCCGTGGCGGACCCGGCCGAACTGCGGCGCAGGATCGAGGCCGGCGAGTGGGTCGTGGACCTGCGCGACCGCACCGCCTTCGCCGCCGGGCACCTCGCGGGCAGCCTCAACTTCGGTCTGGACGGTCCCTTCGTCACCTACCTGGGCTGGCTGATCCCGTGGGGCACCCCGGTCACCCTGCTCGGCGAGACCGCGGGCGACGTCGCCGAGGCCCAGCGCGAGCTGGTCCGCATCGGCATCGACCGCCCGGCCGCCATGGCCACCGGCGGACCGGAGGACTGGACCGGCGGCGCGCCCCCGGCCGCCTACGACCGGGCCACCTTCGGCGACCTGAAGGCCGCGCTGGCCGGCGGCGACGGCATCGTCGTCCTGGACGTGCGCCGCGACCAGGAGCGCGCCGAGGCCCACATCCCCGGCACGGTGCACATCCCGATCCACGAGGTGCCGGGCCGGCTCGCCGAGATCCCCGAGGGCCGCGTGTGGGTGCACTGCGCCGGCGGCTACCGCGCCGGGGTCGTCGCCGCACTGCTCCACGCCCGCGGCCGCGACGTCGTCGCCGTCGACGACAGCTTCGACACCGCCCGCGACCTGGGCCTGTGCGCCCCCGCGCACCCCGCCGCGGCCCGCGCCGCCACGGAGACCCCCGAGGCATCCGTGACTCCCGGGTCCGCCGAGACCCCCGAGACCCCCGAGACCCCCGCGTCCCGCGGGACGCTCCCCACCCCCACCCCCACCACCGACGACGACCGTCAGGAGATCACCATATGA
- a CDS encoding TetR/AcrR family transcriptional regulator translates to MPRQVDHAGRRRLIAEAVCLLADERGLEGVTLRDVAARAQVSMGAVQRCFRTKEEMLVFALGHVGARIGERVRARLNESPAQSARTELGHAAAEVSLLREEHRAEARVWLAFVAQAAVSEALAGTLRANYAQLQEAFTALAAEALGGAGPVASLDAAREARTLLALADGLTAQVLIGHLTPDEAQDVLHAHLARLWE, encoded by the coding sequence ATGCCCAGGCAGGTGGACCACGCGGGCCGGCGCCGCCTCATCGCCGAGGCCGTCTGCCTCCTCGCCGACGAACGCGGGCTGGAGGGCGTGACGCTGCGCGACGTCGCCGCCCGCGCGCAGGTGTCGATGGGGGCGGTGCAGCGGTGCTTCCGCACCAAGGAGGAGATGCTCGTCTTCGCCCTGGGGCACGTCGGCGCGCGGATCGGCGAGCGCGTACGGGCCCGCCTGAACGAAAGCCCCGCCCAGTCGGCCCGCACCGAGCTGGGGCACGCGGCCGCCGAGGTGTCACTGCTGCGGGAGGAACACCGCGCCGAGGCCAGGGTCTGGCTCGCCTTCGTCGCACAGGCGGCGGTGAGCGAGGCACTCGCGGGGACGCTGAGGGCGAACTACGCGCAGCTTCAGGAGGCGTTCACCGCCCTCGCGGCAGAGGCCCTCGGGGGCGCCGGCCCGGTCGCGTCCCTCGACGCGGCGCGCGAGGCCCGCACCCTGCTCGCCCTCGCCGACGGCCTCACCGCACAGGTCCTCATCGGCCACCTCACTCCCGACGAGGCCCAGGACGTCCTCCACGCACACCTGGCACGCCTCTGGGAGTGA
- a CDS encoding helix-turn-helix domain-containing protein translates to MTRASAPDDARSVGGGARRRRSPARLRAHVVGYTGYRLSGAPVARRLNLPSATLTLCLTWGAPLDLAPDGEPTPGRRWDEVLLGLRTSPVISRTSGTGHLVQVELTPLGGYELLGVPLRHLTGATVRPADVLGRHWDAGLTERLARAPGWEARWQILDEALSARLAAGRCPPSPVVSEAWSLLRASHGTLSVGRLAEETGRSRRRLEVLFAEQIGLAPKTAARVLRFQRALTMLPGPCTTWAGTAAACGYHDQAHLTREFRALAGVTPTGLQALALRGDSGGALPVHPLTSVLAPF, encoded by the coding sequence GTGACCCGCGCATCAGCACCGGACGACGCGCGCTCGGTGGGCGGCGGGGCACGGCGCCGCCGCTCACCCGCCCGGTTGCGCGCGCACGTGGTCGGCTACACCGGCTACCGCCTCAGCGGGGCGCCGGTCGCGCGGCGGCTGAACCTCCCGTCGGCCACCCTGACACTGTGCCTGACGTGGGGAGCCCCGCTGGATCTCGCCCCGGACGGGGAGCCGACGCCGGGCCGGCGCTGGGACGAGGTGCTGCTGGGGCTCCGGACCAGTCCGGTGATCAGCCGTACCAGCGGCACGGGTCACCTCGTGCAGGTGGAGTTGACGCCACTGGGGGGCTACGAGCTTCTCGGTGTGCCGCTGCGTCACCTGACGGGTGCCACGGTCCGTCCGGCGGACGTGCTGGGACGGCACTGGGACGCCGGTCTCACGGAGCGACTCGCCCGCGCGCCCGGTTGGGAAGCCCGCTGGCAGATCCTCGACGAAGCCCTCTCCGCACGGCTCGCGGCCGGCCGGTGCCCGCCCTCCCCGGTGGTGTCGGAGGCGTGGTCCCTGTTGAGGGCCAGTCACGGCACGCTGTCCGTCGGGCGGTTGGCCGAGGAGACTGGACGGAGCCGCCGCCGGCTGGAGGTCCTCTTCGCCGAGCAGATCGGCCTCGCGCCCAAGACCGCCGCCCGCGTCCTCCGCTTCCAGAGGGCCCTGACCATGCTGCCTGGCCCGTGTACGACCTGGGCCGGGACGGCCGCCGCGTGCGGCTACCACGACCAGGCCCATCTGACCCGCGAGTTCCGCGCCCTCGCCGGTGTGACCCCGACCGGCCTCCAGGCTCTCGCCCTCCGCGGCGACTCCGGCGGCGCCCTCCCGGTGCACCCCCTCACCTCCGTCCTGGCCCCGTTCTGA